In Dehalococcoidia bacterium, a single genomic region encodes these proteins:
- a CDS encoding inositol-3-phosphate synthase: protein MGTINVAIIGVGNCASSLVQGVYHYRNAPPHAFIPGLMHPVLGGYAIGDIRFVAAFDIDRNKVGKDLAEAIFTPPNNTIKFADVPPTGVIVERGMTHDGIGKYVAPLVQKAPGSTADIVNILRERECHVVVNYLPVGSEEATKWYVEQVLQAGCAFVNCIPVFIGRERYWQKRFRDRGLPIIGDDIKSQVGATIVHRALTHLFRQRGVRLERTYQLNFGGNTDFLNMLERERLQSKKISKTNAVTSLLDYEIGPDNIHIGPSDYVPWLQDRKFCYIRMEGSGFGGVPITIELKLEVWDSPNSAGVVIDAIRCAKLALDRGISGALVGPSAYFMKSPPLQFPDDVAQELVEDFIAGRENGRAPVALP from the coding sequence ATGGGCACCATCAATGTGGCTATCATTGGGGTGGGCAACTGCGCCTCTTCCCTGGTGCAGGGGGTGTACCACTACCGTAACGCTCCACCCCACGCTTTCATCCCCGGGCTGATGCACCCTGTGCTGGGGGGCTACGCCATAGGGGACATCCGCTTCGTGGCGGCCTTTGATATTGACCGCAACAAGGTGGGGAAGGACCTGGCAGAGGCCATTTTTACCCCGCCCAATAACACCATCAAGTTCGCCGATGTGCCCCCGACGGGTGTCATTGTGGAGCGGGGGATGACCCACGATGGTATCGGCAAGTATGTGGCGCCCCTGGTGCAGAAGGCCCCGGGCTCTACGGCCGATATTGTGAACATCTTGCGGGAACGGGAGTGCCATGTGGTGGTGAACTACCTGCCCGTGGGGTCGGAGGAGGCGACCAAGTGGTATGTGGAGCAGGTGTTGCAGGCGGGGTGCGCCTTTGTGAACTGCATCCCGGTGTTCATTGGGCGGGAGCGCTATTGGCAGAAGCGCTTCCGCGACCGAGGTCTGCCCATCATTGGGGACGACATTAAGTCCCAGGTGGGGGCGACCATTGTGCATCGGGCGCTCACCCATCTGTTCCGCCAGCGGGGGGTGAGGCTGGAGCGCACCTACCAGTTGAACTTCGGGGGCAATACCGACTTCCTGAATATGTTGGAGCGGGAGCGGTTGCAGTCGAAGAAGATTTCCAAGACCAACGCTGTAACCTCCCTTCTGGACTATGAGATCGGGCCGGACAATATCCACATTGGCCCCAGCGATTATGTGCCGTGGTTGCAGGACCGCAAGTTCTGCTACATCCGCATGGAGGGGAGCGGGTTTGGGGGTGTGCCTATTACCATAGAGTTGAAACTGGAGGTGTGGGATAGTCCTAACTCGGCGGGGGTAGTTATAGACGCTATCCGCTGTGCCAAACTGGCGTTGGATCGGGGCATTAGCGGGGCTCTGGTGGGGCCGTCGGCCTACTTTATGAAGTCGCCGCCCCTGCAGTTTCCGGACGATGTAGCTCAGGAGTTGGTGGAGGACTTCATCGCAGGGCGGGAGAACGGGAGGGCGCCGGTCGCCTTGCCGTAG
- a CDS encoding aldolase/citrate lyase family protein, translated as MGRVNRAIDLLEKGLPVFTTGTKELTYANGKRMAQTWADYLTVDLEHATFDLAGLDAFMRGLVDGGPTPTGHRTPAVIVVVPATGASVEEVRANAWMFKQVLARGVHGILLAHAESPEAVRAFVEACRYPFHTAGVGRRGNGGQETAAAVWGVSVEEYLERAEPWPLAPQGEVLLGVKIETRRALPQAEAIAQVPGLAFAEWGPGDMGMSFGYRDRHDPPYPPEMVEARNRVFAACRSAGLAFLEAATPETVEEKIREGVRILACRSPETAERGREVGRSLMRG; from the coding sequence ATGGGGCGCGTGAATAGGGCTATTGACCTTTTGGAGAAGGGGCTTCCCGTGTTTACCACGGGGACGAAGGAGTTGACCTATGCCAACGGGAAGCGGATGGCCCAGACCTGGGCCGATTACCTGACGGTGGATTTGGAGCACGCCACCTTTGACCTGGCGGGATTGGACGCCTTTATGCGGGGGCTGGTGGACGGGGGGCCAACCCCCACCGGCCACCGCACGCCGGCGGTCATCGTGGTGGTGCCCGCCACGGGGGCCAGTGTGGAGGAGGTGCGCGCCAACGCCTGGATGTTCAAGCAGGTGCTGGCGCGCGGGGTGCACGGAATTCTGCTGGCGCACGCCGAATCGCCCGAGGCGGTGCGGGCGTTTGTGGAGGCGTGTCGGTATCCGTTCCATACGGCTGGGGTGGGGCGACGGGGCAACGGGGGGCAGGAAACGGCGGCGGCTGTGTGGGGCGTATCGGTGGAGGAGTATCTGGAGCGGGCGGAGCCGTGGCCGTTGGCCCCCCAGGGGGAGGTGCTCCTGGGGGTGAAGATAGAGACGCGCCGCGCCCTGCCCCAGGCGGAGGCCATCGCCCAGGTGCCGGGGCTGGCCTTTGCCGAGTGGGGGCCGGGGGATATGGGGATGTCCTTCGGCTACCGGGACCGCCACGACCCGCCCTACCCACCGGAGATGGTGGAGGCCCGCAATCGGGTATTTGCCGCCTGTCGGAGTGCGGGGTTGGCCTTTCTGGAGGCGGCGACGCCGGAGACGGTGGAGGAAAAGATACGGGAGGGGGTGCGCATCCTGGCATGCCGTTCCCCTGAGACGGCCGAACGGGGGCGGGAGGTGGGGCGCTCCCTGATGAGGGGGTAA
- a CDS encoding mandelate racemase/muconate lactonizing enzyme family protein has translation MKITAVKSFPVRAQRHFFFVKVETDEGIYGVGEAGVPYWAGSLEQAVRRLTEELLLGEDPFSTERLWQRMFRAGFFPADKVVCAALSAIDIALWDIKGKALGLPVYKLLGGPVRDKVVCYPHNAETDTESLLASCRRTVAEGWKFVRWGLPHYPDGVLEPSASVRMAVQQVAAVRETVGDEIEICLDVHTRLDTAYAIRLCRELEPFRPFFVEDPLRSENPASYRTLARHVAVPIAAGEQWAGKWAFREVIEEELIQYARIDLCIVGGITEALKVTHWCETHYIDIVPHNPLGPVSSAAAAHLCLASTNVGVLELPVKPGTFLPDVFPVQIPWEDGYVLKPERPGLGLEFNEEACLAYARAYTPGYPPRLRRRDGAFTNW, from the coding sequence ATGAAGATCACGGCGGTGAAGTCCTTCCCGGTGCGCGCCCAGCGCCACTTCTTCTTCGTGAAAGTGGAGACGGACGAGGGCATCTACGGAGTGGGGGAGGCAGGGGTGCCCTATTGGGCAGGCTCCCTAGAGCAGGCGGTGCGTCGTCTGACGGAGGAGTTGCTCCTGGGGGAGGACCCCTTCAGCACCGAGCGCCTGTGGCAACGGATGTTCCGCGCGGGCTTCTTCCCCGCCGATAAGGTGGTCTGTGCCGCCCTGAGCGCCATAGACATCGCCCTGTGGGATATCAAGGGGAAAGCGCTGGGCCTGCCCGTGTATAAACTCTTGGGCGGGCCGGTGCGGGATAAGGTGGTGTGCTATCCCCACAACGCCGAGACGGATACGGAGAGCCTGCTGGCCAGTTGCCGGCGCACGGTGGCGGAGGGGTGGAAGTTCGTGCGGTGGGGGCTCCCCCACTACCCCGATGGGGTGTTGGAGCCGTCGGCCTCGGTGCGCATGGCGGTGCAGCAGGTGGCCGCCGTGCGGGAAACGGTGGGGGACGAGATTGAGATCTGCCTGGATGTGCACACGCGCCTGGATACGGCCTATGCCATTCGCCTGTGTCGGGAGTTGGAGCCCTTCCGTCCCTTCTTCGTGGAGGATCCCCTGCGCTCGGAGAACCCCGCCAGTTACCGCACCCTGGCGCGCCACGTGGCAGTGCCCATCGCCGCCGGGGAGCAATGGGCGGGCAAGTGGGCTTTTCGGGAGGTCATTGAGGAGGAACTGATTCAGTATGCCCGCATTGACCTGTGCATCGTGGGGGGCATTACGGAGGCCCTTAAGGTTACCCACTGGTGCGAGACCCATTACATAGACATCGTGCCGCACAATCCCCTGGGGCCGGTGAGTTCGGCGGCGGCGGCCCACCTGTGCCTGGCGTCCACCAATGTGGGGGTGTTGGAGTTGCCCGTGAAGCCGGGCACATTTTTGCCCGATGTGTTCCCCGTGCAAATCCCCTGGGAGGATGGGTATGTGCTGAAGCCGGAGCGGCCGGGCTTGGGGCTGGAGTTCAACGAGGAGGCGTGCCTGGCCTACGCCCGCGCCTATACGCCGGGCTATCCGCCGCGCCTGCGGCGGCGGGATGGGGCCTTCACCAACTGGTAG
- the ilvD gene encoding dihydroxy-acid dehydratase — translation MFLAMGLTPEDLQRPFIGISNTASEVTPCNYHLDRLAPKVREGIRAAGGTPIEFGTICISDAIAMGHQGMKASLVSREVIADSIELVCFAHGLDGLVTMAGCDKTIPGSMMGMARLNIPSVFLYGGTILPGHWRGKAITIQDVYEAVGQFQAGAITREDLAEIEACACPGPGSCGGMFTANTMASVSEALGLAPPGSASIPAVDARRLQASFQAGMLVMRLLEQGIRPRDILTRKAFENAITVVEAMGGSTNAVLHLLAIAAEAGVPLSLDDFDRISRRTPLICDMKPAGRFTMADLDAVGGVPLVMRALWEGGLLHGDPITVTGKTVAENLAPYRFNPNQAVVRPVSNPLGPTGSLVVLKGSLAPEGAIIKTTGVRTTTFRGPARVFDREEDCFKAVQERRIRPGDAVIIRYEGPKGGPGMREMLAVTAALVGQGIGDQVILITDGRFSGATRGPMIGHVAPEAAVGGPIALVQEGDPIVLDIPNRRLEVEVPKEELDRRRAQWRPRPVPFGGALAKYAQAVGSAAQGAVTNPAPGR, via the coding sequence ATGTTCCTGGCCATGGGCCTGACCCCCGAGGATCTGCAGCGTCCCTTCATCGGCATCTCCAATACCGCCAGCGAGGTTACCCCCTGCAACTACCACCTGGACCGCCTGGCCCCCAAGGTGCGGGAGGGTATCCGCGCCGCAGGCGGGACGCCCATTGAGTTCGGCACCATCTGCATCAGCGACGCCATCGCCATGGGCCACCAGGGGATGAAGGCGTCTCTGGTGAGCCGGGAGGTCATCGCCGATTCCATTGAACTGGTCTGCTTCGCCCACGGTCTGGACGGGCTGGTAACCATGGCGGGGTGCGATAAGACCATCCCCGGCTCCATGATGGGCATGGCCCGTCTGAACATCCCCAGCGTGTTCCTCTATGGGGGCACTATCCTACCTGGCCACTGGCGGGGAAAGGCTATCACTATTCAGGATGTTTACGAGGCGGTGGGGCAGTTTCAGGCGGGGGCCATCACCCGCGAGGACCTGGCGGAGATAGAGGCGTGTGCCTGCCCCGGCCCGGGCTCCTGCGGGGGGATGTTCACCGCCAACACGATGGCCAGTGTCAGCGAGGCGTTGGGTTTGGCTCCCCCTGGCTCGGCGTCCATCCCGGCGGTGGACGCCCGGCGTTTGCAGGCGTCCTTCCAGGCGGGGATGTTGGTGATGCGCTTGCTGGAGCAGGGCATCCGCCCTCGGGATATCCTGACCCGCAAGGCTTTTGAGAACGCCATTACGGTGGTGGAGGCGATGGGGGGATCCACCAACGCCGTTTTGCACCTGCTGGCCATCGCTGCCGAGGCGGGGGTGCCCCTGTCGCTAGACGACTTTGACCGCATCAGCCGACGCACGCCCCTTATCTGCGATATGAAGCCCGCCGGCCGCTTTACGATGGCGGATCTGGACGCCGTGGGGGGTGTGCCGTTGGTGATGCGGGCGCTGTGGGAGGGGGGCCTCCTGCACGGGGATCCCATTACCGTTACGGGGAAGACGGTGGCCGAGAACCTGGCTCCGTATCGGTTCAATCCCAACCAGGCGGTGGTGCGCCCGGTAAGCAACCCCCTTGGTCCCACGGGGTCGTTGGTGGTGCTGAAGGGGAGCCTGGCCCCCGAGGGGGCAATTATCAAGACCACCGGCGTGCGCACCACCACCTTCCGCGGGCCGGCGCGGGTCTTTGACCGGGAGGAGGACTGCTTCAAGGCGGTGCAGGAGCGCCGCATCCGTCCTGGCGATGCGGTGATCATCCGCTACGAAGGGCCGAAGGGTGGCCCAGGGATGCGGGAGATGTTGGCGGTTACAGCTGCGCTGGTGGGGCAGGGCATTGGCGACCAAGTGATTCTCATCACCGACGGGCGCTTCTCGGGGGCGACGCGGGGGCCCATGATTGGGCATGTGGCCCCCGAGGCGGCGGTGGGGGGCCCCATCGCCCTGGTGCAGGAGGGCGACCCCATCGTCCTGGACATCCCCAATCGGCGGCTGGAGGTGGAGGTGCCCAAAGAGGAACTGGACCGCCGCCGTGCCCAGTGGCGCCCTCGCCCCGTTCCCTTTGGGGGGGCATTGGCCAAGTATGCCCAGGCGGTAGGCTCGGCGGCCCAGGGGGCTGTTACTAACCCCGCCCCCGGCCGATAG
- a CDS encoding mandelate racemase/muconate lactonizing enzyme family protein has protein sequence MKITRVSVFHVDGGWRPWTFVKVETDAGIVGYGECSDNRLPHSIAGAVRDLEPLVLGRDPHHVEMITHDMYRAARHAPGGVVQKAIAGIDLALWDIKGKALGVPVYSLFGGPTRDRVRVYWSHCGTTRARHAHLVGKPPIRTMEDIARLGREVVERGFTALKTNIIIPGDPAEVWMPGFGGPPGTSDRVVEPWLLRHIQTLIGTFRQAVGPDVDINLDLNFNFTPESCIRIAKALEPYNLLWLEIDNYNPEALLQIKMSTATRITSGENLYGIRGYRRFCELQCVDHLMIDVPWNGFGESRKIATMAEAYDINISPHNYYSHLSSHISAHLCATLTNVRIMEIDIDDVPWKDDLCTPPEFEKGYMKVSTKPGWGVEFNEKVALKHAWNK, from the coding sequence GTGAAGATTACGCGGGTGAGCGTGTTCCACGTGGACGGAGGATGGCGTCCCTGGACTTTTGTGAAGGTGGAGACGGACGCGGGGATTGTGGGGTATGGGGAGTGTAGCGATAACCGCTTGCCCCACAGCATCGCTGGGGCGGTGCGAGACCTGGAGCCACTGGTGCTGGGGCGGGATCCGCACCATGTGGAGATGATCACCCACGATATGTATCGCGCCGCCCGCCACGCCCCCGGGGGTGTGGTGCAGAAGGCCATCGCCGGCATAGACCTGGCCCTGTGGGACATCAAGGGGAAGGCGCTGGGGGTGCCGGTGTATTCCCTGTTCGGGGGGCCGACGCGCGACCGGGTGCGGGTGTATTGGTCGCACTGCGGGACGACCCGCGCCCGCCACGCTCACCTGGTGGGGAAGCCCCCCATCCGCACGATGGAGGACATCGCCCGCTTGGGGCGGGAGGTGGTGGAGCGGGGCTTTACGGCCCTGAAGACCAACATCATCATCCCCGGTGACCCGGCCGAGGTGTGGATGCCCGGCTTCGGCGGCCCCCCAGGCACCAGCGACCGGGTGGTGGAGCCGTGGCTCCTGCGCCACATCCAGACCCTCATCGGCACCTTCCGCCAGGCCGTCGGCCCCGATGTGGACATCAACTTGGACCTGAACTTCAACTTCACCCCGGAGAGTTGTATCCGCATCGCCAAGGCCTTGGAGCCCTATAACCTGCTGTGGCTGGAGATCGATAACTACAACCCCGAGGCCCTTCTGCAGATCAAAATGTCCACCGCCACCCGCATCACCTCGGGGGAGAACCTCTACGGCATCCGCGGCTACCGACGCTTTTGTGAACTGCAGTGCGTGGACCACCTGATGATTGATGTGCCCTGGAATGGCTTCGGGGAGTCCCGCAAAATCGCTACTATGGCCGAGGCCTACGATATCAACATCTCCCCCCACAACTACTATAGCCACCTCTCGTCCCACATCAGTGCTCACCTGTGCGCCACCCTCACCAATGTGCGGATTATGGAGATAGACATAGACGATGTGCCCTGGAAGGACGACCTGTGCACCCCACCCGAGTTTGAGAAAGGGTATATGAAGGTCTCCACCAAGCCGGGATGGGGTGTGGAGTTCAACGAGAAGGTGGCTCTCAAACACGCCTGGAATAAGTAG
- a CDS encoding dipeptide ABC transporter ATP-binding protein, which produces MNGSPSDGQVLLEAREVKKYFPVGRGLFRKPALLKAVDGVSFVIRQGETLGLVGESGCGKTTTAKMVLMLETPTAGTILFEGQDVVRMDGAQRKRYRQSVQAVFQDPWASLNPRMRVGKIVAEPLDINLKLSPQETRERVAQLLENVGLNPHHATLYPHEFSGGQRQRIAIARALALNPKLIVLDEPVSALDVSIRAQIMNLLKDLQKQFNLSYLLIAHHLATVRYMCHRVAVMYLGRIVESAPSGELFDNPLHPYTKALLSAALPSHPDIHREEIILTGEVPSPLNIPRGCRFHPRCPFAMPHCSQVEPPTLEVRPGHQVACHLYGSAS; this is translated from the coding sequence ATGAATGGGTCGCCGTCTGACGGACAGGTGCTCTTGGAAGCCCGGGAGGTGAAGAAGTACTTCCCGGTGGGGCGGGGGCTGTTCCGCAAGCCCGCCCTGTTGAAGGCGGTGGACGGTGTCTCCTTTGTGATTCGCCAGGGGGAGACGTTGGGACTGGTTGGGGAATCGGGATGCGGGAAGACCACCACCGCCAAGATGGTGCTGATGCTGGAGACGCCCACGGCAGGTACCATCCTCTTTGAGGGCCAGGATGTGGTACGCATGGATGGTGCCCAGAGGAAGCGGTATCGCCAGTCGGTGCAGGCCGTGTTCCAGGACCCGTGGGCGTCCCTGAACCCCCGCATGCGGGTGGGGAAGATCGTCGCCGAGCCTCTGGACATCAACCTGAAACTGTCGCCCCAGGAGACGCGGGAGCGGGTGGCCCAGTTGTTGGAGAATGTGGGGCTGAACCCTCACCACGCCACCCTGTATCCCCACGAGTTCAGCGGGGGCCAGCGCCAACGCATCGCCATCGCCCGCGCCTTGGCCCTGAACCCCAAACTCATCGTTCTGGACGAGCCGGTGTCGGCACTGGATGTGTCCATCCGCGCCCAGATTATGAATCTTTTGAAAGACCTGCAGAAACAGTTCAACCTGAGTTATCTGCTCATTGCTCACCACCTGGCTACGGTGCGCTATATGTGCCATCGGGTGGCGGTGATGTACCTGGGGCGCATCGTGGAGTCGGCTCCCAGCGGGGAGTTGTTTGATAACCCCCTGCACCCCTACACTAAAGCCCTCCTCTCCGCCGCCCTCCCCTCCCATCCCGATATCCACCGGGAGGAGATCATCCTGACGGGGGAGGTGCCCTCTCCCCTCAACATTCCCAGGGGGTGCCGGTTCCATCCGAGGTGTCCCTTCGCCATGCCCCACTGTTCCCAGGTGGAGCCTCCGACCCTGGAGGTGCGCCCCGGGCATCAGGTGGCCTGCCACCTGTATGGCTCGGCCAGTTGA